The genomic DNA atgtaCCGTGAGCAGGCAAGATGCATCCACCACGCATTTACGACACTTCCTGCAGCGAAGTACTGGCACCTTGCCTGACGTTTCCATGGTCACCAGCACCAAATCCTGTGATTAAAAGATTGATGAACATTCCCTGTCGTGCACAGTGGCTCTCTGGTCAACGGGAAAATTCAGAAACTTCCAAAATCCAGGCATTACTGTTCACCCCGATTACATTTGTCTGTTACGCCCATCACTGATGAAATATGTCATGCAGTTACAATTACACTTGAAACATGCGTATTTTCGTTGGGGATTCTGTTGTTAAATCGTGACTGTGGAACAAAAACGTTTATAGCTCATCAGAGAGGTACAACTGGTGACAGAGGCATCACAAAAGAAACAGGTCAACTTGACAATTGGCCTAACTTAACTGGAtaacttattttcattttctctttaaCGTTACAGTCGTAACTCACCAATCTGTCCCTccaacaaaatgttttatgtccacatggtttttaaatgttatgtttCCCAAACATGTCGACGCGGAACGCTGATGCACGAACTCCTGCGCAGGAATAAGTAACTTATAAGGTTGCAGTTAGACAAACTACCAAACTAGCTAACTGGCTAATGCAGATATGCGGCTGTACCGATGCAGACTAACGTATTTTAAGAGTAACTTATGACCAGTAACGTacactcaccgtgttccgaacagtgcaaattaatttgtgtgtgtgtgtgtgtgtgtgtgtgtgtgtgtgtgtgtgtgtgtgtgtgtgtgtgtgtgtgaaagtataCTTTCTTCCGTTTTCGTAAAACATAGTACGAACCACATATGCGACCCGTTTCACCACACAGTGACATGGtcatagtgctccactgtgacatcgTTTTGGTGAAGCTGTGTTGGTAACGAAAGACTACCAGCAGGCTTATACGGCGGTGTTCGGACCATCGTGAAGTGCGCTAAAACGGTTTttcgaacacagggacgttgtgcaaTTCTTatcgttttctctataattttagtttctgagatagtcaataagcaaccataatcataaaccacattcctcaggagaagaCCTACCTTTGAACGAACGATAACTTATAGTGTATCCCGCTTCCCTgagttctgttcggaacacgggGAGTTTACGTTACACGTTcaacaaatgtaaaacaaaccGATTTGACACGTAAAGCTACGCTACAATAGCGTAGCTAATTAGTTTTTCGCGACAATTACCAAACATATCCGTAGCGTAGCTAATTCGTTTTTCGCGACAATTACCAAACATACCCGGTGTACGCAACTAAAGTGCAAAATATTTTGATCTCAACACTCCGACAACAGCATAAATGACTGTGCACTAAAACCAATATCGCAAAAACTGTTCAAtgtagaaatattacatttacctACACAATAATGGCATTGCACAgtctcaaataaaaaacaaacactcttCCTCGAGTTGTTTTGCTGGCCATGCAAAGTTAAGTTAAAAGGACAGTGACGTTAACTATTCACTACGGAAACTCAGATGTACCAAACCCAATGTACTCAATGTCACGAACCGCATATGCGCGGCATATATATGCTTTCAAGTATAACGTCTTTTGAAAGCATGACCCTTGCAGAGCATTACgttttaatatataataataataataataataataataataataataataataataaactgggAACATCTTTGTAACACAATGTTCGCTCAGAGAAGGATACAGCTTGCATGGAGGGTATCAAATGCCCTCCCAATGACATTTGTACTTTGATTATTTGTTAATTTTCCATATCCCCCACTGAACCTATCCTTCACTGTGGATGGTACCACGGCGTCACCCTCTTTTTGAATATGGCAGTGTGTCCGTGCAGATTCTTTTTGTAACATATTGAGAATCCACCCCTTCCTCGCCCCATGGTCagcccagctcctagtccaggagCTGATCATCTCCCCTCCGCAGCACTGTAgctctccctgcccctgtcaTCAGACCGCTGAAGCTCCCCCAGAATTATGCAGCTGTCTACAACGTCTGCAGACTCAGATTGCATGAAATGAGAAACCTGGGTGCTAGCCTCGGTGCTACCCTCAGGAAAGCTATTGTATATGTTCCCACCTCCCCCCTTGCATgcggggggcggcctgtagcgtagtagttaaggtacatgactgggacccgcaaggtcggtggttctaatcccggtgtagccacaatgagatccgcacagccgttggacccttgagcaagacccttaaccctgcattgctccaggggaggattgtctcctgcttagtctaatcaactgtacgtcgctctggataagagcgtctgccaaatggcattaattaaTGCATGTCTGCTCTTATATGGCACGTGTCCTGTCTGTTTTGGCCCGCAAGTGATGGAATGAACTTCCcactgaagtcagaggacttgcGCCGATGGTTCCCCTAACCTTCTTTAGATATCATTTCGTTTTTCACTTGTCTTCCTTGGATTTCCTTCCGGATAATGTTATACAGTAAGTGTAACAGGTTATCGGACTAGacctgcattgttttgttacaaTACAAATCGACGTTTGTAAGATTAATACTGCACCCAGTAGTGGTTATAAATGGGCCTACACGGATTGTAGGTGATTCCGAAGAATAATACTGATGTTCGATACTTCTATTCGgtggtctggataagagcgtcaagtaatgtaatgtcatggtgTACGATCGCCTCAGAACAAGCTCGAAGTCTCCAGCAGCCAGACATCACGGCAGGTGGCAGCAACAGACTTCCGCTGTGCTGGCGGAACTGACCACGGTGCTGAGATTTCGTTGGAACtcttaacattttaataataaagcaTAACAAAAGACTAATTTAATTTAGATTTGGTTGAACTTGCCTaaacaaatatgcaaatatggtTAGATAATCAGGGtactcattaaaataataattgcatgaaacatttttaatttccaTGTTTGGATTACATCTGTACTTTCTGATAAATTTGTGATAATAATGACAGTGAGGAcgatttgaaaaatgtttttctttactTAAAATTGACCGTGTAGCCATTTTCTTTGTTGCATAGCCCATTTAATACCTAAATATTATTCATGCACAGTTGTTAACAAATTGCATtagccaaaataaatgaaacgcaCCAGGTAGCCAACAACCTGTTGGCTATAATCCTTTACGAGATACCTCAGTAGACTATGCAGACAAGTGAATGAATGCATTCATTGTTTCCTGACATCGCgcatttaatgaaaatgaaagactATGCTACTGCAAAACAGTGTAGCGATCTCTCAGTCAATTGACGTACTTTCCACCGTTGGTATAAATTATTTCACATCGTCACACATCGTCAGTGATACCCAGACTTGTGTTTCCAAGACTCCAGATCACCACCGGCTTTCCCTAGGATGGGGTAGAATTGGACAGGAGTGCTTGTGCGAGGGGTCGAAGATTTCCGTCGTAGTCGATGCTTACTCGAAATGGAAAATACAAAcaacacaacattttcagatGGGATCAAACAGAACCATAACACGACGAATTTATTTAAAGTGGCACTGAGTGACCAGATCGCCACATCCATGTTCCTGGGAGCACTTATTCTCTGTGCCATATTTGGGAATGCGTGTGTAGTCGCAGCGATCGCTCTGGAGAGATCCCTTCAGAATGTGGCGAACTATCTGATCGGATCGCTGGCCGTTACGGACCTTATGGTGTCGGTGCTGGTGCTGCCCATGGCGGCACTTTATCAAGTCTTGAATAAATGGACTCTCGGCCAGGTAActtgtgacatttttatttctctggACGTGTTGTGTTGCACATCGTCAATACTACACCTATGCGCAATAGCCTTGGACAGATACTGGGCTATAACAGACCCCATAGATTACGTGAACAAAAGAACTCCTAGACGCGCAGCAATCTTAATCTGCGTCACTTGGCTGGTTGGGTTTTCCGTATCTATTCCTCCGATGTTAGGGTGGAGAAAAGCCGAGGACAGGGCGGACCCTGACGCCTGTAACATCAGCCAAGATCCCGGGTACACCATATACTCGACTTTCGGCGCGTTTTACATCCCGCTGATACTAATGCTTGTTCTTTACGGGAGGATATTCAAGGCTGCCAGGTTTCGAATTCGAAAAACAGTCCGGAAAACGGAGAAAAAGAAAGTTTCGGACCAGTGCTTGGCAGTGTCGCCcgccctgtttcacaaaaagACTAACGGGGAGCTGAGCAAAAACTGGAAGCGGAGCGTGGAACCCAAACCGACTTCGTGCGTAAACGGCGCGGTCAAACACGCTGAAGACGGCGAGTCACTGGAGATCATTGAAGTACACAGCAACTCAAAAAATCACCTCCCCCTCCCTAACACTCCACAGTCGGCTGTGTTTTTTGAGAACAGAAACGAAAAGAACACAGAGGCCAAAAGAAAAATAGCGTTGACCAGAGAACGCAAAACAGTAAAGACCCTTGGTATCATAATGGGCACGTTCATTCTGTGTTGGTTACCATTCTTCATTGTGGCTCTGGTTTTACCCTTCTGCCCCAACAGTTGCCACATGCCCGCGGGACTGTGGAACGTGATCAACTGGCTTGGCTACTCGAACTCTCTTTTAAACCCCATCATATATGCGTACTTCAACAAAGACTTCCAAAGTGCTTTCAAGAAGATTATTAAATGCAAATTCTGCAGACCATGAGAATCAActtttatttgctttttgtaaacagctatttatttattattattattattattattattattattattattattattattattattgctgtcgTTGTTGTCGCCATCGTCGTCATCCTGATCTTCCTGACCATAAGATACCGTCTAAACACCTCATAAAATCGACCTGTGTAGTTATgaatgcctttttttaaatctcagtcACTGATGGACATGATGCCAGGCTTTGCAGGGTATTTATAGGCTTTAAATTGCCCTGCGGAATGGAAAAGTACAGTTTGTCTCATGGCGTGGTTAGAAGTTTACATTTCCATGGAAGACGCATCTTGGTGTGTGTTGGACATTGTGGTCATTTGGATGGGCCAGGAGAACCTTCCTGCTCGGGAGCATTATTAATATCAATCTTGCTTCGTAGTGTTAAGACAATAAACAACTTTGTGACAGACAGTTGCAAGCGTGTGGTCCACTTTTTGCTCTTAAGCCTCCATTCCCAACCGAATATCTGACTAGACATTCGTTGAGTTTATGTGTGGTCGGAATATCGAATAATGAGGTGCTTTTAACAATATACACAGCaataatataacaaaaataagaatacattcaaaataaaaaaacaagttaGATTAGGGGATTTGGATTCTCTGCACCTCTAAAATGACAAGCATAACAAATTGTAAAGATAGCAATGCACATATTATTAATCAAAATGCAATCTGTGAGTTAAATTGCAGTTATTGACTGAAATCAATGAAATCATATAAATGCTATGTTTTCGTTACATatcgtgtgtgtgcgagagagagagagagagagagagagagagagagagagagagagagagagagagagagagagagagagagagagagagattgattcTGTGTGCGTGCGATTGTGCGTTATGAATTACGATATGCTGTATATCATATGAACCAAAGCAGTTGGAGTGGAGGCAGCTGAAGTTTGTGCCAGGATTTTAACAAGTTAGTTCTCCATCTCATGTGAAGCGCTCACAGTCTCAAAGTTGGAAAAGAGGAAAGATTAAAGGAGTTGAGTGTGCTGCAGTAGAGACTGTGAGGAGAAGCAGGACCCATTAGCTGCTGCGTTAGATGTTTGCGTTTCCCCACTGGGCTTCCCGCGGATCTTTTCACTTAAGTCGCTTTTCCTGTGAATCTATTCTTGCCCAAGGGAACCCACCATATGCTGCGCGTTTGGAGATGTGAGAAAACTCTGAGGAAACTCAAGCAATTTAAACCTTTGAGGGAGTCAGTAAACTCTACTTGCCTGGAGTACAGAATAATACTCCCTCCCAAATGACAGAAACCACTCAAACCTAAAAACTGTACTTCCAGGAAACATTACAATTTCTATGTCTAAGACTGCGTGACGatggtttgtttgttaaaacTGTTAACTCTTTCAGctgttaaaacattttgaaatcacATTGTACGATGTCACATTAATGCAGATGTATGAATACATTATGAAATAAGCAATAGCGCAGGGCGACTGTATAGATAAGAAATGTTCATTATCTGAAAGTTTTCCTGTCAAGATTGAGAGCGGATGACTTGCCCTTCACTCAAAGTGTCGATGAGCTATTAACTCAGTTAACTGGATTTTCTAACGTATGGATTGTAGGCTACTTGCGGGTACAAATGtgatatttcattacattttagtcaagAACactatacaaatgaaaaatcCTGTAAATTTTCACCTTACGAAACCTATTAAACCAAACACTGTAACAATTATCTCCAAATCCCAAATTCAAAACTGATAGTCATATCACTATTTTGAACTGAAATGTTGAATGAAGCACTGGGTTCAGTCTATGAAACCAAAATTGTAATGAACTTTGAAGATGAAAATATGCCACTGGTCTGTTTAGCTGTACTGTCTAAACAcgtttacaatttttttttttttaactgagtgAGGTAAATCATTTTTGCGCATGCATGTCTTTTTGTCGGGGTGTTCTTATTGT from Conger conger chromosome 12, fConCon1.1, whole genome shotgun sequence includes the following:
- the LOC133142462 gene encoding 5-hydroxytryptamine receptor 1A-alpha-like — protein: MENTNNTTFSDGIKQNHNTTNLFKVALSDQIATSMFLGALILCAIFGNACVVAAIALERSLQNVANYLIGSLAVTDLMVSVLVLPMAALYQVLNKWTLGQVTCDIFISLDVLCCTSSILHLCAIALDRYWAITDPIDYVNKRTPRRAAILICVTWLVGFSVSIPPMLGWRKAEDRADPDACNISQDPGYTIYSTFGAFYIPLILMLVLYGRIFKAARFRIRKTVRKTEKKKVSDQCLAVSPALFHKKTNGELSKNWKRSVEPKPTSCVNGAVKHAEDGESLEIIEVHSNSKNHLPLPNTPQSAVFFENRNEKNTEAKRKIALTRERKTVKTLGIIMGTFILCWLPFFIVALVLPFCPNSCHMPAGLWNVINWLGYSNSLLNPIIYAYFNKDFQSAFKKIIKCKFCRP